A region of Anolis sagrei isolate rAnoSag1 chromosome 2, rAnoSag1.mat, whole genome shotgun sequence DNA encodes the following proteins:
- the CHRNB3 gene encoding neuronal acetylcholine receptor subunit beta-3 → MGVLDVITVSLLLCARNSAFTVFSSFAENEDALLRHLFRGYQKWIRPVRHSNDTIKVYFGLKISQLVDVDEKNQLMTTNVWLKQEWIDNKLCWNPEDYGGITAIRVPSESLWLPDIVLFENADGRFEGSLMTKAIIKYNGIVVWTPPASYKSSCTMDVTFFPFDRQNCSMKFGSWTYDGNMVDLILVDENVDRTDFFDNGEWEILNAKGMKGNRKDGLYSYPFITYSFVLRRLPLFYTLFLIVPCLGLSFLTVLVFYLPSDEGEKLSLSTSVLVSLTVFLLVIEEIIPSSSKVIPLIGEYLLFIMIFVTLSIIVTIFVINVHHRSSSTYHPMAPWVKRLFLQKLPRLLCMKGHVDRFSFSDPEGTLKQKLARKHKHKHFKDGEKVVIAFLEKAADSIKYISRHVKKEHFIRQVVQDWKFVAQVLDRIFLWLFLVVSVMGSVLIFTPALKMWLHSGL, encoded by the exons CTTTCACTGTATTCAGCTCATTTGCTGAGAATGAAGATGCACTTTTACGGCACTTATTTCGCGGTTATCAGAAATGGATCAGACCAGTGAGACATTCCAACGATACTATTAAGGTCTACTTTGGATTGAAGATATCCCAGCTGGTAGATGTG GATGAAAAGAATCAGCTGATGACAACCAATGTGTGGCTAAAACAG GAGTGGATTGACAACAAGTTGTGCTGGAACCCTGAAGACTATGGTGGGATCACTGCCATTCGGGTCCCATCGGAATCTCTCTGGCTTCCAGatattgttttatttgaaaa TGCTGATGGGCGCTTTGAAGGTTCACTGATGACAAAAGCAATTATCAAATACAACGGGATAGTCGTCTGGACACCTCCAGCCAGTTACAAAAGTTCGTGCACTATGGATGTGACCTTCTTCCCATTTGACAGGCAGAACTGTTCAATGAAATTCGGATCATGGACTTACGATGGCAACATGGTTGACTTAATCCTAGTCGACGAAAACGTGGACAGGACAGATTTCTTTGATAATGGGGAATGGGAAATCCTGAATGCAAAGGGAATGAAAGGAAACCGAAAAGATGGACTGTATTCTTACCCTTTCATAACCTATTCTTTTGTTCTCAGGCGCCTGCCACTCTTTTACACTCTCTTTTTAATAGTCCCATGCCTGGGGTTGTCATTTTTAACAGTGCTGGTGTTTTACTTGCCTTCGGATGAGGGAGAGAAACTTTCACTCTCAACCTCTGTTTTGGTCTCCCTCACTGTTTTCCTCTTAGTCATTGAAGAAATTATCCCTTCGTCTTCCAAAGTCATACCCTTGATTGGCGAGTACTTGTTGTTCATTATGATTTTTGTCACGCTGTCGATCATCGTCACGATTTTTGTAATTAACGTGCACCATCGCTCTTCCTCAACCTACCATCCGATGGCTCCCTGGGTGAAAAGGCTTTTCTTGCAGAAACTCCCCAGGCTGCTCTGCATGAAAGGGCACGTCGATCGCTTTTCCTTCTCCGATCCCGAAGGAACGCTGAAACAAAAGCTGGCgagaaaacataaacataaacatttcaAAGACGGAGAAAAAGTCGTGATTGCATTCTTGGAAAAGGCTGCCGATTCCATCAAGTATATCTCCAGGCATGTTAAAAAAGAACACTTCATCAGGCAG GTCGTACAAGACTGGAAGTTTGTTGCTCAGGTTCTTGATCGCATCTTCCTGTGGCTATTTTTGGTGGTATCTGTGATGGGCTCTGTTCTCATATTTACTCCTGCATTGAAGATGTGGTTGCACAGTGGTTTGTAG